TTACGCCGGGCTTGTGCAAGAACCTACGAAGAACTCATGCGGGCGGTCGCAGACTGCTTGTCACTGTTCACTCCACAAGAATGTATCAACTACTTCACTCATGCACATTATGTGTCTATATGATCCGGAAATGCTCTAGAAGGAGTTGGGTCCGATGACAACATCGGCTATGGTGCCCCGATGCCGCACGACCCCGCACCCCCGGAAAGCTCGCTCGATATCACCACCTCCTTCATCCGCAAACGCAACGCCCTCCTCGCCCGGGCGGATTTTTCCCCGCTCTTCGTCGACTACTACCTCCACCTCGCCGACCACGCCATCCGCCACCCGGAACCCCTCGACACCCGCTTCAAGGACTTCCTCGCCGCCCTCCTCCTTCATGCCGCCAGCCGCCCTTGGAACGAAACCCATGCCTGGACGGTCAATCTCCAGGAGCCCCTGGCCAATTTCTTCGCCACCGTCGACAACGCCTTCGGACAGATCGTCGGTCAGATCTTCACCGAGGACATCCGCACCAGCGGACAAAACCTCTTCTTCGCCGATCTCGTCCCCGGCTCAAAACCCCGCCGCCGCAGCGTCGTCGCCTTCGAGGGTAGCGACCTCCTCGCCGCGGTGGAATGTTTCTACGCCCAAAGCGAACAACGCACCGCCCGCCTCTTCCGCATCCAAGACGAGGAATACGCCCTGGTCTCGGCCCAGCCGGACTGCGACGAAGCCTGGCTGGGCCAGCTGGACGTGGAGGGGCTCGTCCGTTTGGAGGACGAGGAAGAACTGGGCTTCCTGGAAAAACGCGCCTACCGCTGGTCCTGCGGCTGCACCCAGGAACGGATGTGCGAAGTCCTGGCCCCGGCCATGCGGGCCAGCCCGGAAGACCTCTTCGGCGACGGTGAATTGATCCGCTTCTCCTGTCCCCGCTGCGGAGCCCGCCACAAAATCACCCGCGAGACCCTGGAGGCGCACTTGGCCCGATCCAAGGATCAAATGAAGGATTGACCCCTCGCGCTTTTCCTTTGCGCCTTGCCGGGCAGCGACTAAATTGTCCCGCATGTTTGCTGAAGACGACGACCATCAGGAATCCGAAAAAGAAACCAAGCAGGGTCCCACACCCATTGGTGCCAAGCTGGAGGAACAACTCTACAAAAACCGCATCGTCACGCTCTTTGGCGAGATCAACATGCGCGTGGCCCGCGAGTTCACCGCCAAAATGATCGCCCTCTCCTACGATTCCGGCGAACCGATCAAGGTCTTCCTCAATTCCCCCGGTGGTCATGTAGAATCGGGCGACACCATCCACGACGTGATCAAATTCGTAAAGCCCGAGGTCAAGATCATCGGCACCGGCTGGGTGGCCAGCGCAGGTGCCCTCATTTACGCCGCGGCGCAGAAAAAAAACCGCTTCGCCCTCCCCAACACACGTTTCATGCTCCACCAACCGATGGGCGGTGTCATGGGCCAGGCCAGCGACATCAGCATCGAGGCCGAAGAAGTCCTCCGCATGCGCGACCGCCTGAACAAAATCTTCGCCGACGCCACCGGCCAGCCCATCGAAAAGGTCGCCAAGGATTCGGACCGGAATTTCTGGATGTCCGGCCAGGACGCCGTGGCCTACGGCCTCGTCGGCCGGGTCATCTCTTCGATCAACGACATCTGACCCCGCCCCATGCACCG
This window of the Candidatus Methylacidiphilales bacterium genome carries:
- a CDS encoding Hsp33 family molecular chaperone HslO — translated: MPHDPAPPESSLDITTSFIRKRNALLARADFSPLFVDYYLHLADHAIRHPEPLDTRFKDFLAALLLHAASRPWNETHAWTVNLQEPLANFFATVDNAFGQIVGQIFTEDIRTSGQNLFFADLVPGSKPRRRSVVAFEGSDLLAAVECFYAQSEQRTARLFRIQDEEYALVSAQPDCDEAWLGQLDVEGLVRLEDEEELGFLEKRAYRWSCGCTQERMCEVLAPAMRASPEDLFGDGELIRFSCPRCGARHKITRETLEAHLARSKDQMKD
- a CDS encoding ATP-dependent Clp protease proteolytic subunit; the encoded protein is MFAEDDDHQESEKETKQGPTPIGAKLEEQLYKNRIVTLFGEINMRVAREFTAKMIALSYDSGEPIKVFLNSPGGHVESGDTIHDVIKFVKPEVKIIGTGWVASAGALIYAAAQKKNRFALPNTRFMLHQPMGGVMGQASDISIEAEEVLRMRDRLNKIFADATGQPIEKVAKDSDRNFWMSGQDAVAYGLVGRVISSINDI